A region of Vespula vulgaris chromosome 1, iyVesVulg1.1, whole genome shotgun sequence DNA encodes the following proteins:
- the LOC127066225 gene encoding ubiquitin carboxyl-terminal hydrolase 48-like isoform X4, whose amino-acid sequence MGNVLVLTCLRLRDISKAWTVLPEVGTYNEKMAPAKKTDLDKLAWSWIEAVIPEEIERIHLETAYRLGLKGCKSCKRNCTNNPQCLTGLGEEKYIKSQPTEIVSLESSLSELRDPTQYVGLKNLGATCYVNSLIQMWFHNEDMRRIIYKWNITEDPEEREALYQAKKAGLSYHPVTAVGQLQYIFAMMQFGNRRLLDPMNLAIALSLDTRTQQDAQEFSKLLLCHIEGKLQQNSELQRMLRRLSQGKYSYINCCSTCGTEYPTSTTFYELDLQLAATLKEAIEKYLTEEQLNGANQYHCVTCNDKKDARRFIRLESLPETLNIQLMRFVFHRDSGQKRKLNSFIHFPEDLDMSEYVRCPPQTHMYSLVAVLSHKGPSAHSGHYIANICNSAGEWYQFSDDKVEKMQNKRIEDSGNESTKNMKRGRVPKGFLSSNTAYMLVYKKLTIEQKLGNGKKLKTKKTDSECNSCSDSVSLERLTVKDRSDSSDEGKRKNGTDDFKDIESPGKMMKIEADCKMEVDGVVTGKNYNSDAVKDDKSSTEQPKKIVTKNTKLDYKLLNGAAHRAMSCGERDFYEEIEFENWQVSNTMRELVRQENVKHELSLLAIQQEKQKEIEDQNFKRQLVIDVYDIIGNTMSCIEYQWIPIDWLSKWLNGQSLTDGVPPIDNSVLMCPHYRLDPLKVNRAKCLPTSAASLLYDKYRGGPRLDQNTLCEVCVRRRCKMLRFKMVLERDHKEVNDIIRNFKESSETSYIVGADSLRSWRRLAMEKFTEDMEQEIEREDRENSRLTEEKNKNGDKDNDDCTKEVEECEENEVVLNFNEDLLCEHNLLKTPDSSRKIVPREVWSILKKYFPNSKEYPFGTSSCSICEEKMENAQKAKKDDKIKAKQQKDELIDLYYARNRNEISKCEDAEKVFYIVEKGFLDSWRSFIRVGARGCSGEN is encoded by the exons ATGGGTAACGTACTCGTGTTAACGTGTCTCCGTCTTCGGGACATTTCGAAAGCATGGACGGTCCTTCCTGAAGTAGGAACATATAAT GAGAAAATGGCACCTGCAAAGAAGACAGATTTGGATAAATTAGCATGGTCTTGGATTGAAGCTGTTATACccgaagaaatagagaggatACATTTAGAAACTGCTTATAGACTAGGTCTCAAAGGTTGCAAAAGTTGCAA ACGAAACTGTACAAATAATCCACAATGCCTCACCGGAttaggagaagaaaaatatatcaagtCTCAACCCACAGAGATCGTTTCCTTGGAAAGTTCTTTGTCTGAGCTTCGTGACCCTACTCAATATGTCGGCCTGAAAAATCTAGGAGCAACGTGTTACGTCAACAGTTTAATTCAAATGTGGTTCCACAACGAGGACATGAG GCGGATAATATACAAGTGGAATATAACGGAAGATCCGGAGGAGAGGGAGGCTTTGTATCAAGCGAAGAAGGCAGGACTCTCTTATCATCCGGTAACTGCGGTTGGTCAGTTGCAATACATATTTGCCATGATGCAATTCGGAAACAGACGTCTACTCGATCCAATGAATCTTGCCATCGCCCTGTCTTTGGATACTAGAACGCAACAGGACGCGCAGGAGTTCTCGAAGCTGTTGTTGTGCCATATTGAAGGAAAGCTACAGCAAAACTCAGAGTTGCAGCGGATGTTGCGGAGGCTGTCACAGGGAAAATACAGCTATATCAATTG tTGCTCCACCTGCGGTACCGAGTATCCAACATCGACCACTTTCTACGAATTGGACTTGCAGCTCGCAGCTACTTTGAAGGAAgctatagaaaaatatttgactgAAGAACAATTGAATGGAGCTAATCAATACCATTGTGTTACCTGTAACGACAAAAAGGATGCTAGACGGTTCATACGCTTGGAATCGCTACCAGAAACTTTGAACATTCAATTGATGCGCTTCGTTTTTCATAG GGATTCtggtcaaaaaagaaaattgaactCTTTCATCCACTTTCCGGAAGACTTGGATATGTCCGAATACGTTAGATGTCCTCCTCAGACTCATATGTACAGTCTCGTTGCAGTTTTGAGTCATAAAGGACCTTCGGCTCATTCGGGTCATTACATTGCGAATATATGTAATTCGGCTGGAGAGTGGTATCAATTTAGTGACGATAAAGTTGAGAAAATGCAGAATAAGAGAATCGAGGATAGCGGCAATG aatcaacaaaaaatatgaaacgtGGTCGTGTACCGAAAGGATTTCTTTCATCCAACACAGCGTATATGTTGGTCTATAAGAAATTAACTATTGAACAAAAACTAGGTAacggaaaaaaattgaaaacaaagAAGACTGATTCAGAGTGCAATAGTTGCAGTGATTCCGTTAGTTTGGAAAGACTCACTGTAAAGGATAGATCTGATTCGTCGGACGAAGGAAAACGTAAGAATGGAACTGATGATTTCAAGGATATTGAAAGTCCtggaaaaatgatgaaaatagaAGCTGATTGTAAAATGGAAGTGGACGGTGTTGTAACAGGGAAAAATTACAACTCCGATGCCGTCAAGGACGATAAAAGTTCGACAGAACAGCCGAAGAAAATTGtcacaaaaaatacaaaactcgattataaattgttaaacGGTGCTGCCCACAGAGCAATGAGCTGTGGAGAACGTGATTTCTACGAAGAG ATTGAATTTGAAAATTGGCAAGTGAGCAATACGATGAGAGAACTTGTTCGTCAAGAAAATGTTAAACACGAGTTAAGTTTATTGGCTATTCAGcaagaaaaa caaaaagagatagaagatcaGAACTTTAAGAGGCAACTCGTAATAGATGTGTACGATATCATTGGAAATACAATGTCCTGCATAGAATATCAATGGATACCAATCGATTGGTTATCAAAATGGTTAAATGGACAATCGTTGACCGATGGTGTTCCACCGATAGACAATTCGGTTCTGATGTGTCCTCATTATCGGTTAGATCCATTAAAAGTCAACCGTGCTAAATGTTTGCCCACCTCAGCAGCTAGTCTACTGTATGACAAGTATCGTGGAGGGCCACGTTTGGATCAGAATACTCTGTGCGAAGTTTGTGTAAGAAGACGTTGTAAAATGCTTAGATTCAAAATGGTTTTGGAACGTGATCACAAGGAAGTTAATGATATAATACGTAATTTTAAAGAATC AAGCGAAACGAGTTACATAGTCGGCGCAGATTCTTTGAGATCTTGGAGGAGACTAGCTATGGAAAAATTTACCGAAGACATGGAACAGGAAATAGAACGAGAGGATCGTGAAAATTCTCGATTaacagaagagaagaataaaaatggcgATAAAGATAACGATGATTGTACGAAGGAAGTCGAAGAGTGCGAGGAGAACGAAGTTGTTTTAAACTTTAACGAAGATTTACTTTGTGAACATAATCTATTGAAAACACCGGACTCCAGTAGGAAAATAGTACCTCGCGAAGTTTGGtcgatattaaagaaatattttccaaattctAAAGAGTATCCATTTGGTACGTCGTCATGCTCGATTTGCGAG gagaaaatggaaaatgcACAGAAGGCAAAGAAGGATGACAAGATTAAAGCTAAGCAACAAAAGGACGAGCTTATCGATTTGTATTATgcaagaaatagaaatgaaatttctaagtGCGAAGATGCCgagaaagtattttatatcgtcGAGAAAGGATTCTTGGATAGTTGGCGTTCTTTTATTCG TGTGGGTGCTAGAGGTTGCTCGGGAGAAAACTAA
- the LOC127066336 gene encoding mitotic spindle assembly checkpoint protein MAD2B: MSQSKIVASDILLEFLEVAFNHILYYRKLYPKEIFVKKKIYGAVVHISEQPELNEYLKNVLTAIKELLKEDENSIKAVNLVVFNQNRIPIEKFVFDFVKLQAQGIEIDPYYLKTEEALRTICLKLSICNTYLNPLPEDASFSIEIQTYETAHVSLSENPLCEDFPWIVENEINKLSNKKLLPLNTVETECLNLQMYVLQNVDVENTS; the protein is encoded by the exons atgtCGCAATCTAAAATAG TCGCCAGTGATATTCTCTTAGAATTCTTAGAAGTGGCATTTAAtcatatactttattatagaaaattatatccaaaagaaatctttgttaagaagaaaatatatggtGCTGTGGTTCATATCTCTGAACAACCAGAACTTAATGAATacttgaaaaatgttttaactGCCATTAAAGAATTACTCAAAGAAGATGAAAACAGTATCAAAGCTGTCAATCTTGttgtttttaatcaaaatagaATTCCTATAGAAAAGTTTGTCTTTGATTTTGTAAAGTTACAGGCTCAAGGAATTGa AATTGATCCATACTATCTTAAAACTGAAGAAGCCCTTAGAACAATCTGTTTGAAATTATCTATATGCAACACATATTTAAATCCTCTTCCTGAAGATGCATCATTTTCTATAGAAATTCAAACGTATGAAACTGCACACGTGTCTCTCAGTGAAAATCCATTATGTGAGGATTTTCCATGGATCGTTGAGAATGAAATTAACAAActgagtaataaaaaattgttgccTCTGAATACAGTTGAGACAGAATGTTTAAATTTACAGATGTATGTACTCCAAAATGTAGATGTTGAAAATACATCATAG
- the LOC127066339 gene encoding biogenesis of lysosome-related organelles complex 1 subunit 6-like has translation MMVDIDEAEVTKVQSQNDSIKDIADFSKATEKLATGILTIYQPSLEKVKENLNELTSKQEVLLDQIQNDNKKLQDVLEDTDLNEMFATIKLYQGKLTTIKKEMVMVHDRTFKLKKRALRLQQIKQKEALGREQQREQELRREQELIGKPTTSQ, from the exons atgatgGTAGATATAGACGAAGCCGAAGTGACCAAGGTTCAATCACAAAATGACAG tATTAAGGATATAGCAGACTTTTCTAAAGCTACAGAAAAATTGGCAACTGGAATATTAACTATCTATCAACCATCATTAGAGAAAGTCAAGGAAAATCTTAATGAATTGAC AAGTAAGCAAGAAGTTTTACTTGATCAAATacaaaatgataataagaaaCTTCAAGATGTCCTTGAAGATACGGATTTAAATGAAATG TTTGCTAccattaaattatatcaagGAAAATTAACAActattaaaaaggaaatggTCATGGTACATGATAGGACCTTCAAATTAAAa AAACGGGCGTTACGTTTACAACAAATTAAACAGAAGGAAGCTCTTGGTAGAGAACAACAAAGAGAACAAGAGCTTCGTAGAGAACAAGAATTAATCGGTAAACCTACAACATCTCAATGA
- the LOC127066278 gene encoding GDP-fucose protein O-fucosyltransferase 2 isoform X2, whose protein sequence is MKTDENCGDFEYLSNKRYILYDVNPPEGFNLRRDVYVRVAVFVKNLNKKDKKYKWHLVLPPWGDLYHWQSKDVGPQVSLPWGTFFDIASLQKYAPVIEMYKFFEEYSSKNKRTQLDVMYILQNDEEMFKTGIFEDKNEETDCSSKLIRYRKSKEEYNGYFWNYSNITSKQMKCILFHGTISNLEANLYPSFYRSVMFDHMEIPLHDSYGSKDYWKARRSMRYNSELYDIASEFRAKYLNSIDKDDNTERPSDWIKEKKKRNAIGGPYLSVHLRRRDFLIGRAESTPTIKGAASQLEKKMKEYGLKLLFVATDADKQELAELKSYLPQYTVLNYVPSDYVKNKFKDGGIAIIDQIICSYARYFIGTHESTFTFRIQEDREIIGFPPERTFNRLCKVKEKCSSSGHWEIVW, encoded by the exons ATGAAAACTGACGAAAATTGTGGagattttgaatatttatcaaaCAAACG tTACATATTATACGATGTTAATCCTCCGGAAGGTTTTAATCTAAGAAGAGATGTATACGTTCGTGTTGCcgtttttgtaaaaaatttaaataaaaaggataaaaaatacaagtgGCACTTGGTCCTGCCACCATGGg GTGATTTATACCATTGGCAAAGCAAAGACGTGGGTCCACAAGTTTCGTTACCATGGGGTACATTTTTTGATATAGCAAGTTTACAAAAATATGCTCCTGTAATTGAAATGTACAAGTTTTTTGAag AGTattcttcgaaaaataaaagaacgcaATTAGatgttatgtatattttacaaaatgacGAAGAAATGTTTAAAACTGGTATATTTGAAGATAAGAATGAAGAAACAGATTGTTCTTCCAAACTAATACGTTatagaaaatcaaaagaagaatataatggTTACTTTTGGAATTATTCTAATATCACAAGCAAACAAatgaaatgtattttatttcatgGAACAATATCGAACCTTGAGGCAaatctttatccttctttttatag atcagTCATGTTTGATCATATGGAAATACCTTTGCATGATTCATATGGTTCTAAGGACTATTGGAAGGCAAGACGTAGTATGCGTTATAATTCTGAACTTTATGACATCGCATCTGAATTTAGAGCAAAATATCTAAATTCAATAGATAAAGATGACAATACCGAACGTCCGTCCGattggataaaagaaaaa aaaaaaagaaatgcaattGGTGGTCCATACTTATCAGTTCATTTGAGAAGACGTGATTTTCTCATTGGGCGAGCAGAATCGACGCCGACTATAAAGGGAGCTGCATCTcagttggaaaaaaaaatgaaagaatatggattaaaacttttatttgttGCTACTGATGCAGATAAGCAAG AACTCGCCGAACTTAAGTCATACTTGCCACAATATACGGTTTTAAATTATGTGCCATCAGATTATGTTAAAAACAAGTTTAAAGATGGTGGCATTGCAATTATCGATCAAATAATTTGCTCGTATGCTAG atACTTTATTGGGACACACGAGTCTACTTTCACGTTTAGGATacaagaagacagagagattaTTGGATTTCCTCCGGAAAGAACATTTAATCGATTAtgtaaagtaaaagaaaaatgctcATCTAGTGGACACTGGGAGATAGTGTGGTAA
- the LOC127066278 gene encoding GDP-fucose protein O-fucosyltransferase 2 isoform X1 yields MIISSSLFDNICAIISSELTKITYELNMFNLSSPKTLYFILISIIFTVQSEEYGFCQKSDQDMKTDENCGDFEYLSNKRYILYDVNPPEGFNLRRDVYVRVAVFVKNLNKKDKKYKWHLVLPPWGDLYHWQSKDVGPQVSLPWGTFFDIASLQKYAPVIEMYKFFEEYSSKNKRTQLDVMYILQNDEEMFKTGIFEDKNEETDCSSKLIRYRKSKEEYNGYFWNYSNITSKQMKCILFHGTISNLEANLYPSFYRSVMFDHMEIPLHDSYGSKDYWKARRSMRYNSELYDIASEFRAKYLNSIDKDDNTERPSDWIKEKKKRNAIGGPYLSVHLRRRDFLIGRAESTPTIKGAASQLEKKMKEYGLKLLFVATDADKQELAELKSYLPQYTVLNYVPSDYVKNKFKDGGIAIIDQIICSYARYFIGTHESTFTFRIQEDREIIGFPPERTFNRLCKVKEKCSSSGHWEIVW; encoded by the exons ATGATAATCTCGTCTTCATTATTCGATAACATTTGTGCCATTATATCTTCCGAGCTCACGAAAATAACTTACGAGTTAAACATGTTCAACTTATCCTCTCCTAAAACtctgtattttatattgatctCGATCATTTTCACAGTACAATCCGAAGAATATGGCTTTTGCCAAAAATCTGATCAAGATATGAAAACTGACGAAAATTGTGGagattttgaatatttatcaaaCAAACG tTACATATTATACGATGTTAATCCTCCGGAAGGTTTTAATCTAAGAAGAGATGTATACGTTCGTGTTGCcgtttttgtaaaaaatttaaataaaaaggataaaaaatacaagtgGCACTTGGTCCTGCCACCATGGg GTGATTTATACCATTGGCAAAGCAAAGACGTGGGTCCACAAGTTTCGTTACCATGGGGTACATTTTTTGATATAGCAAGTTTACAAAAATATGCTCCTGTAATTGAAATGTACAAGTTTTTTGAag AGTattcttcgaaaaataaaagaacgcaATTAGatgttatgtatattttacaaaatgacGAAGAAATGTTTAAAACTGGTATATTTGAAGATAAGAATGAAGAAACAGATTGTTCTTCCAAACTAATACGTTatagaaaatcaaaagaagaatataatggTTACTTTTGGAATTATTCTAATATCACAAGCAAACAAatgaaatgtattttatttcatgGAACAATATCGAACCTTGAGGCAaatctttatccttctttttatag atcagTCATGTTTGATCATATGGAAATACCTTTGCATGATTCATATGGTTCTAAGGACTATTGGAAGGCAAGACGTAGTATGCGTTATAATTCTGAACTTTATGACATCGCATCTGAATTTAGAGCAAAATATCTAAATTCAATAGATAAAGATGACAATACCGAACGTCCGTCCGattggataaaagaaaaa aaaaaaagaaatgcaattGGTGGTCCATACTTATCAGTTCATTTGAGAAGACGTGATTTTCTCATTGGGCGAGCAGAATCGACGCCGACTATAAAGGGAGCTGCATCTcagttggaaaaaaaaatgaaagaatatggattaaaacttttatttgttGCTACTGATGCAGATAAGCAAG AACTCGCCGAACTTAAGTCATACTTGCCACAATATACGGTTTTAAATTATGTGCCATCAGATTATGTTAAAAACAAGTTTAAAGATGGTGGCATTGCAATTATCGATCAAATAATTTGCTCGTATGCTAG atACTTTATTGGGACACACGAGTCTACTTTCACGTTTAGGATacaagaagacagagagattaTTGGATTTCCTCCGGAAAGAACATTTAATCGATTAtgtaaagtaaaagaaaaatgctcATCTAGTGGACACTGGGAGATAGTGTGGTAA